The Pseudomonas entomophila genome segment GTCACCGATGTCCGAAACACTGCACAAGACCCCACTGCACGCCCTGCACCTGGACCTGGGCGCGCGCATGGTGCCGTTCGCCGGCTACGACATGCCCGTGCAGTACCCCTTGGGCGTGCTCAAGGAGCACCTGCACAGCCGCGAGCAGGCCGGCCTGTTCGATGTCTCGCACATGGGCCAGATCATCCTGCGCGGCAGCGACGCCGCCCGCGCCCTCGAGACGCTGGTACCGGTCGATATCGTCGACCTGCCGATGGGCATGCAGCGCTATGCCATGTTCACCAACGACAAGGGCGGCATCCTCGACGACCTGATGGTCGCCAACCTGGGTGACGATACCCTGTTCCTGGTGGTCAACGCCGCCTGCAAGAACCAGGACCTGGCGCACCTGCGCAAGCATATCGGTGATCGCTGCGAGATCCAGCCGCTGTTCGAAGAACGCGCCCTGCTGGCCCTGCAAGGCCCGGCGGCGGTCAAGGTGCTGGAGCGCCTGGCGCCGGACGTAGCTGGCATGACCTTCATGCAGTTCCGCCCGGTCAGCCTGCTGGGCAACGACTGCTTCGTCAGCCGCTCGGGCTACACCGGCGAGGACGGCTACGAGATCTCGGTGCCGGCCGCCGCCGCTGACGCCCTGGCCCGTCGCCTGCTGGCCGAGCCGGAAGTCCAGCCGATCGGCCTGGGCGCCCGCGACTCGCTGCGCCTGGAGGCCGGATTGTGCCTGTACGGCCACGACATGGACACCACCACTACCCCGATCGAAGCCAGCCTGTTGTGGGCCATCTCCAAGGTTCGCCGCGCCGATGGCACGCGCGCTGGCGGCTTCCCTGGCGCCGACACCGTGTTCGCCCAGCAACAGGCTGGCGTGGCACGCAAGCGGGTCGGCCTGCTGCCCCAGGAACGCACCCCTGTGCGTGAGGGCGCGCAGATCGTCGACCAGGCGGGCAAGGTGGTCGGCGAAGTGTGCAGCGGCGGCTTCGGTCCGACGCTCGGTGCCCCGGTGGCCATGGGTTATGTCGATAGCGAACATGCCGCACTGGATACCGAGCTGTTTGCCTTGGTCCGTGGCAAGCAAGTAGCCCTGAAAGTCAGCAAAATGCCTTTCGTGGCACAGCGTTACTACCGTGGCTGAATGAGTGTTTTGGACAGGTCCGACATATTCGTTTTCGAACCTGTCCAATAACTTCTGAACATAGCGCCAGGCCAGGCGCCACGCCGTTTCCGACAAATCGTTCGGTTATCGGGAAAAGCCTGATTTTCACCCGCCGGAAGGGCTTGTTTTTCGCTCAGGAGTTGGCGTAGAGTCACTGCACTGTGTTTGCATGGGTCGCAACAGTTCGTGACCTGGGCCAGTAGCCGCAATCCGCTACAACCCGTTCGACGTCTCTTACTTTCCTGCAACCCAGCCCAGTAATCTTTCACTTACAAAAAGCGTGAAAGAAACTGTCATCAAAATTCAAGTTTCATAGGAAATAAGACAATGGCTGAGCGTCAGAACGGTACCGTCAAGTGGTTCAATGACGAGAAAGGTTACGGCTTCATCACCCCAGAGAGCGGTCCGGATCTGTTCGTCCACTTCCGCGCTATCCAAGGCAACGGCTTCAAGAGCCTGAAAGAAGGCCAGAAAGTGACCTTCGTTGCTGTGCAAGGCCAGAAGGGCATGCAAGCCGACGAAGTCATTCCTCAGTGATCTGACTTCCACAAAAAAGCCCCTGTGTTGACCCACAGGGGCTTTTTTGTGCGCGCATTTCCATAGAATGGGCCTTTGCCATCTGGAGCCGTCCTGCATGTCCAAGCCTCTGCTCAACCCTCAGGGTGACTTCCCACCGGTCGGCCTGGGCCGGCGCCTGGCCGCGATGTTCTACGACTTCCTGCTGTGCACCGCCCTGCTGATCGTCACTGCCGGTCTCTACAAAATGATCCAGATGGCGATCATCGGCGAGGCGCGCATGCGCGAGCTGACCGAGGCCGGCGCGCTGGATGGCGACCCGTTGCTGTCGACGATCCTGCTGTTTGCCCTGTTCGGCTTCTTCGCCAAGTTCTGGACTCACGGCGGCCAGACCCTGGGCATGCAGGTGTGGGGCATGCGCGTGCAGAACGCCGACGGCAGCGCCATCAGCCTGTGGCAGGCGCTGCTGCGTTTCGTGGTGTCGATCGCCTCCTGGCTGTGCCTGGGGCTGGGGTTCTTCTGGTCGCTGATCGACAAGCGCCAGCGCAGCTGGCACGACATCTACTCCGAAACACAACTGGTGCGCCTGCCCAAGCGCAAGAAGTAGCCACCGCCCCCCCCTGTAGGAGCCAGCCTTGCTGGCGAACCCTGGCCACCCCGGTTCGCCAGCAAGGCTGGCTCCTACAACGAAACCCTCACGCACAAAAAAGCCGACCCTAGGGTCGGCTTCTTGTTTGGCGGATCAACCCGCCCGGCGCATCAACCACAAACCGGCCAGCGCACAGATGCCCGCCGGTATCACCACCGCCAGCAACGGCGGGAAGCCGAACACCTGGCTCGATGGCCCCAGCAGATCACCCGCGATGCGGAACACGAAGCCCACCAGCACGCCGGTGAACACCCGCTGGCCGAGGGTCACCGAACGCAGCGGCCCGAAGATGAAGGAGATCGCCATCAGCACCAACGCCGCGGTCACCGCCGGCTGCAGAACCTTGGTCCAGAACGCCAGCCAGTAACGGGAGTTGTTCAGGCCCTGGTCGGACAGGTAGTGGATGTAGTCCCACAGCCCGGTGATCGACAGCGATTCCGGTGCCAGCACCACGGTATTGAGCAATTCCGGGGTCACCGACACGTCCCAGACTTCTTCAGGCGCATTGATCACTTCGGTGTGGTCGCCACGGAAGTAAGTGGTGGCCACATCGTTCAGCACCCACTTGCCGTCCTGGTACTGCGCCCGACGAGCGAAGCTCGAAGTCTGGATCTTGCGCTGCTCGTCGAAGCGATAGCGGGTCACACCCAACAGCAGGCCGTTGGGCTGCACCGAGTTGATGTGCACGAACTCCTCACCCTGGCGGTGCCACATGCCGCGCTTGGAGCTCTGCGCCTCGCCGCCGCCCTGGGCCAGCGAACGGTCGGCCTGGGCCTTGTTCTCGGTCACCGGGGCGACGTACTCGCCAATCAGCACGCCGACCAGCATCAGCACCAGCATCGGTTTCATCACCGCCCAGACGATGCGGCCGATCGAAACGCCGGCGGCGCGCATGATGGTCAGCTCGCTGCTGCTGGCCAGGCTGCCCAGGCCGATCAGGCAGCCGATCAACGCGGCCATGGGCAGCATGTCGTAGAGCCGGCGCGGCGCGGTCAGCAGCACGTAGCTGCCGGCGTCCATCACCGTGTAGGTGTCGCTCAGGTCGCTCATCTCGTCGATGAAGGCGAACAACGAGGCAAGGCCCAGGATGATGCCCAGCACGGCGAGGATGGCCAGCAGCACGCTCTGGCCGATGTAACGGTCCAGTTTAACCACGGGCCACCTCCGCACGGCGAGCGGCGCGTT includes the following:
- the gcvT gene encoding glycine cleavage system aminomethyltransferase GcvT, encoding MSETLHKTPLHALHLDLGARMVPFAGYDMPVQYPLGVLKEHLHSREQAGLFDVSHMGQIILRGSDAARALETLVPVDIVDLPMGMQRYAMFTNDKGGILDDLMVANLGDDTLFLVVNAACKNQDLAHLRKHIGDRCEIQPLFEERALLALQGPAAVKVLERLAPDVAGMTFMQFRPVSLLGNDCFVSRSGYTGEDGYEISVPAAAADALARRLLAEPEVQPIGLGARDSLRLEAGLCLYGHDMDTTTTPIEASLLWAISKVRRADGTRAGGFPGADTVFAQQQAGVARKRVGLLPQERTPVREGAQIVDQAGKVVGEVCSGGFGPTLGAPVAMGYVDSEHAALDTELFALVRGKQVALKVSKMPFVAQRYYRG
- the lptG gene encoding LPS export ABC transporter permease LptG, which codes for MVKLDRYIGQSVLLAILAVLGIILGLASLFAFIDEMSDLSDTYTVMDAGSYVLLTAPRRLYDMLPMAALIGCLIGLGSLASSSELTIMRAAGVSIGRIVWAVMKPMLVLMLVGVLIGEYVAPVTENKAQADRSLAQGGGEAQSSKRGMWHRQGEEFVHINSVQPNGLLLGVTRYRFDEQRKIQTSSFARRAQYQDGKWVLNDVATTYFRGDHTEVINAPEEVWDVSVTPELLNTVVLAPESLSITGLWDYIHYLSDQGLNNSRYWLAFWTKVLQPAVTAALVLMAISFIFGPLRSVTLGQRVFTGVLVGFVFRIAGDLLGPSSQVFGFPPLLAVVIPAGICALAGLWLMRRAG
- a CDS encoding RDD family protein; translation: MSKPLLNPQGDFPPVGLGRRLAAMFYDFLLCTALLIVTAGLYKMIQMAIIGEARMRELTEAGALDGDPLLSTILLFALFGFFAKFWTHGGQTLGMQVWGMRVQNADGSAISLWQALLRFVVSIASWLCLGLGFFWSLIDKRQRSWHDIYSETQLVRLPKRKK
- a CDS encoding cold-shock protein; the encoded protein is MAERQNGTVKWFNDEKGYGFITPESGPDLFVHFRAIQGNGFKSLKEGQKVTFVAVQGQKGMQADEVIPQ